From the genome of Triticum aestivum cultivar Chinese Spring chromosome 3B, IWGSC CS RefSeq v2.1, whole genome shotgun sequence, one region includes:
- the LOC123070227 gene encoding uncharacterized protein, translating to MGAGGKGWPETASRGVRTAWFMVVMVASLLVASAPVVVAAGDVAVTLWLEARLGCPRCRGLRDHLRGYAFRSSLVDIPLLSVLRSLVITCVYLVCDTSGLSHGPYLGTTTFCSLASLLILLMKACVYSPAQDIGPELSPSLADHRLNMKKLWGMPALFLSSLIFALGHFVVAYRTSCRARRKLLIHRIDPESILAYKNAFPGCYKVPRSPTPHSGKLYSRSESETKRKTLVHDDRDIPISSLADSDSMFIACQGITVHYKMSDPSSCISPAPELFPETNHDAVSSSISPRRQRHESPPTASSSTRRLLHRSFSHQYHQTSLYAPLLVEPLISPTVSDGIPFLSLDDGSLQVCSKPMGFDLEAGEHRKFAVVLVHGFGGGVFAWRHVSNLLARQVGCTVLAFDRPGWGLTSRPRRKDWEDKNLPNPYELESQVDLLISFCSDMGLGSVILVGHDDGGLLALRTAEKLRASGDSRKVEVKGVVLIGVSLSREVIPAFARILLHTPLRKKHMVRPLLRTEITQVINRRAWFDATKLTTDVLNLYKAPLYVEGWDEALHEVGRLSFSTVLSSKRATELLRSVEDLPVLVVAGSEDALVSLKSAQTMVSKLVNSRLVTMSGCGHLPHEECANALLSALSPFISKLVSSDDSLQRL from the exons ATGGGGGCGGGCGGGAAGGGCTGGCCGGAGACGGCGAGCCGCGGGGTGAGGACGGCGTGGTTCATGGTGGTCATGGTCGCGTCGCTGCTCGTCGCGTCGGCGCCCGTCGTGGTGGCCGCCGGCGACGTCGCCGTTACGCTCTGGCTCGAGGCGCGCCTCGGCTGCCCGCGCTGCCGCGGCCTTCGGGACCACCTCCGGGGGTACGCCTTCCGGAGCTCGCTCGTGGACATACCGCTCCTCTCCGTCCTTCGCTCCCTCGTCATCACCT GCGTATACCTCGTGTGTGATACTTCTGGTCTCTCTCACGGCCCGTACCTTGGGACGACAACCTTCTGTTCCTTGGCTTCACTGCTCATCTTGCTCATGAAGGCCTGCGTTTACAGTCCAGCTCAGGACATTGGGCCTGAGCTCTCGCCGTCATTGGCGGATCACAGGCTAAATATGAAGAAGTTATGGGGAATGCCTGCGCTTTTCCTGTCTTCCTTGATCTTTGCTCTCGGCCACTTTGTTGTTGCTTACAGAACGAGCTGCAGGGCTCGACGAAAGCTGCTTATCCATCGCATTGACCCTGAATCG ATTCTGGCTTACAAGAATGCCTTTCCTGGATGCTACAAGGTTCCTCGGTCGCCCACTCCGCACAGTGGGAAACTTTATTCAAGGAGCGAGAGCGAGACAAAGAGAAAAACTCTTGTGCACGATGACAGGGATATTCCAATCAGTTCTCTTGCTGATAGTGATAGCATGTTCATTGCTTGCCAGGGGATCACTGTACACTACAAAATGTCTGATCCATCAAGTTGCATATCTCCAGCTCCTGAATTGTTTCCAGAAACTAATCATGATGCTGTTTCGTCAAGCATTTCTCCTAGAAGACAGAGGCATGAGAGCCCACCAACAGCTTCCTCGAGTACCCGTCGTCTTTTGCATAGGAGCTTTAGTCATCAGTATCACCAAACATCGTTATATGCACCATTGTTGGTAGAACCACTGATCTCTCCAACGGTGTCAGATGGCATCCCCTTTCTCAGTCTTGACGACGGCAGCTTACAGGTGTGTTCAAAACCTATGGGCTTTGATCTTGAGGCTGGAGAGCACCGGAAATTTGCTGTTGTTTTGGTCCATGGGTTTGGAGGGGGAGTATTTGCATGGAGACATGTTAGTAATTTGCTTGCTCGACAAGTGGGTTGCACTGTGCTGGCCTTTGATCGCCCTGGATGGGGATTAACATCCCGACCTCGCAGAAAGGACTGGGAAGACAAGAATTTGCCAAACCCATACGAGCTTGAGTCACAG GTTGATCTTCTGATTTCATTTTGCTCAGACATGGGCTTGGGCTCGGTCATTTTAGTTGGTCATGATGATGGCGGCTTGCTGGCACTGAGGACCGCAGAAAAGTTACGCGCTTCTGGAGATTCTAGGAAG GTCGAAGTGAAGGGAGTTGTTCTTATAGGCGTAAGCTTGTCGAGAGAAGTGATTCCTGCATTTGCTCGTATACTCCTGCATACTCCTCTGAGGAAAAAGCACATGGTGCGCCCACTTCTACGTACTGAAATCACTCAGGTGATCAATCGGCGAGCATGGTTTGATGCCACCAAGCTGACAACAGACGTTCTTAATCTTTACAAG GCTCCACTATATGTCGAGGGCTGGGACGAAGCACTCCATGAAGTAGGCCGTCTTTCATTTTCCACCGTTCTATCATCAAAAAGAGCAACAGAACTACTAAGATCGGTGGAAGACCTCCCTGTTTTGGTGGTAGCAGGCTCTGAGGATGCTCTTGTTTCTCTGAAGTCGGCACAAACTATGGTTTCAAAACTTGTAAATTCT AGGCTAGTAACTATGTCAGGATGTGGTCATCTGCCACACGAAGAATGTGCCAATGCATTGCTCTCAGCTCTTTCTCCGTTCATCTCAAAATTGGTATCGTCAGATGATTCATTGCAAAGATTGTAG